The following is a genomic window from Candidatus Obscuribacterales bacterium.
TCATCTCAGCCGTTTTTGTTGGCCAATGGGAAGCGGCTAAACAACAGGTTCGCTTTCAGCGCCAGACTGAAAATATATCAACAGCTCTGCAGCGTAGCCTGAATCGCTATACAGATGTACTATCTTTTCTGGATGATTACTATGGAACAGCCGAGGGCAACGTTAACCGGCAAGACTTTAGCCATTTTGTAAGGCGATCGCTGGTTACCTATCCTGGTATTCAAGCCTTAGAATGGGCACCGATGATCCAACAATCCGAGCGATTTGCCTTCGAGCAACGCATTCAAGCCGAGGGATATCCAGGCTTTCAAATTACTGAACTATCCAATGCTAATCAACTCATCCGAGCAGGCGATCGCCCTTATTATATCCCTGTTGTGTATCTAGAACCATTCGCCAATAATGAAGCTGCTTTTGGGTTTGATCTAAACTCCACTACCGATCGCACCATTGCTCTAGAATCTGCCCGAGATACGAATAGAATTACTGCTACAGGACGGATCCGTTTAGTACAAGAGCAGCGCGATCAGTTTGGTTTTCTGATGGTGTTGCCCCTGTATGACTCTCCCATACCCCCACAATCTCTATCCAATCGGCGCGATCAATTTACGGGGTTTCTGGTAGGTGTATTTCGCGTTTCAGATGTGGTGGAAGAATCTCTTCAAGACCTTCGCTATGATATCCACGTGGCGCTTTATGACCAGAGCGCTCAACCCGATCAGCAGTTTCTGGGCCGCTATGATGCCCTAAAGCAGCAGGTTATGACCCTAGAGAGCGATCGCCCCTCTCCAATCCATGCTTCCCTTTGTGCTAACCCCATAGACTGTAC
Proteins encoded in this region:
- a CDS encoding CHASE domain-containing protein translates to MNVVPFQAIRYGLVLSLGIGLSVISAVFVGQWEAAKQQVRFQRQTENISTALQRSLNRYTDVLSFLDDYYGTAEGNVNRQDFSHFVRRSLVTYPGIQALEWAPMIQQSERFAFEQRIQAEGYPGFQITELSNANQLIRAGDRPYYIPVVYLEPFANNEAAFGFDLNSTTDRTIALESARDTNRITATGRIRLVQEQRDQFGFLMVLPLYDSPIPPQSLSNRRDQFTGFLVGVFRVSDVVEESLQDLRYDIHVALYDQSAQPDQQFLGRYDALKQQVMTLESDRPSPIHASLCANPIDCTHFLTVGERQWRAVFSPSMNYPSSVNYSAPVTFLIGL